The Candidatus Methylomirabilota bacterium genome contains a region encoding:
- the iscX gene encoding Fe-S cluster assembly protein IscX, giving the protein MKWRDTEDIAIALSEKFPDTDPLTVRFTDLHRWVTELPGFSDDAKASTESVLEKIQMAWLEEYRNR; this is encoded by the coding sequence ATGAAGTGGCGGGACACCGAGGATATCGCGATCGCGCTGAGCGAGAAGTTCCCCGACACCGATCCCCTCACGGTGCGGTTCACCGACCTCCACCGGTGGGTGACGGAGCTTCCCGGATTCAGCGACGATGCCAAAGCCTCCACCGAGAGCGTTCTCGAGAAGATTCAGATGGCGTGGCTGGAGGAGTACCGGAACCGATGA